The sequence TTCTCATTTTTCAACAGATCTGCAAAAtttcttaaatcaaaattttcGTCTGTTTCCACTTCAGTCTTTTCACATAAACTGATGTTGACTGTTTGTTTCTTAtctctttttttcatttcaattttttttgaaTAGTTGAGTCTGTTATCATCTTCAGGTTTCgtcaattttctttttaaaccGCCATGTTGTTTGGCTGCACGATTCTGCCTTTCACTACCAGTGGATGTCTTACTAGTAGTGGGTTGTCGCGTGGTATGACCTTCGGTTAGATTCTCAGGTTCAACGCAGTGTTGATCGGCGTCGTCAGCAAATCGGACTTTCTTTTTGCTCTTGCGTTTTTCTGTAGTATAACCTTTGATATTCACTGTTGATTCATTTACTTGACGTCCCGGATTATGTTTGGTGATGTTTGTCTTGTGTTTGCCTTGCCGAAGAGGTAGCTGCGAGCCTCCGTTCTCAGGTGAGTTGGATTGACTCTCTGTCCTTTTTAGATCGCGTCCTTGTTTCGAAGTGTGTGTATAATCACTCATTACTGTCGCTGCCCGCTCGACCTTCGATCCTAGATTACGGACCATGTCCTCTAACTGACGAAACTCATCGTCTCCTTTCCGTATACGACTCTCCAGACGTTTGAAGGAAACGTCTAAATCTAAAAATATGAACATAATggattaaagaaaataaaatactataaatatcactcatttttgCGGTGAATTAATTTCGCTATTTTCATGTACCCACATAACAACCTCGCGGTATAGTGCGAAATGATTCCTAAATGAATATACACGGGAAATTATACCATATgcgaaaataaaatgttttttaataatTGAAAGTACACATTTAACACATAAAGCGGTAAATTGATTTTGTATTGTTACGCAGAGTTATCAATTCTTTGGGAGCGATTATATGATCCACAAATCTATAGGCAAATGGAAATATGTCTAACCGTTTATTCTACGACTCTGATCTTTGTCGGCGGCCTCACTGGCGTCCCtacaaacaatgaaaacatcTGTATATGCCTCAACATTTCCACAATGCATATGTTGTGGTACAAAACTTCTAACGATTTCTCGTTCGAcaaaaatgagattttttttaacaaattaatgtTACTACATTTAAGGTTTGATGGTTTATCTGGAGTGTTTGTGTCATTTTTATACGTTGTTTGTAAACAGTTTTTCAGCAATCTTATATCAATGCAGGCACAGTCATTTATCGGTAGGACATTTCGTGTAACATGTCAATGTAAACAGACAGTTTATACTTGGGAACGTCACACGTACCAACTCTCATCAACCCTTACCATTGTTGTAGGATGTGTAGCACCTTGTCATTGGTTTCAAAAAGACATGAAAGTTTTTCCTTCATACAGGTAATCTAAATATTAAATAGATACTTCaatgaatataaatttataaatcaacATCCTTAAGCACAAAGTatctcaaaataaataaataaataaaatattgataaatataaacataaaatacatgTGTGCGTCTCTTTATTGCCATAACGTAATTTCACAAACTACTTCTCATTTCCGATTCTATTATATCCCATTTATTTATCCAGTATATAAAGGTGCAATTTAGTTTTTATCCAGCTTGAATTTGTGGTCCATACAAGTTCGTtctaatgtttataaaatatttgcattttcaGATATTAGAAAAAAGCTACTGCATAGTGAAAAACGgaaaatcattacatttaatATTCTCTTCTCATTTTTATGTATTAAATGTGTTGAAAAAATTCTAGATAgagaatttatatattatatgattaaGTGTTGATGTTTTGATATAATACCTCTTCCATGGTGTAACTGATAACGGTTGTGTATCACACTGTCAGGGGAAACAACTCCAACATCTTATATGGTTTTTCCATCACtgtaatacatttaaaaaaacaacttaaaaACAAATCTTTAGGGCTGgaaataacaattaaatagaatgaagttatacatcacagtatgaaaaaatataaaagaaaaatggagatcacatgtaaaatatgttGATCTACTTTCGATTTCCGTATtgtatacataatgtagttATTGGCATTTCTACTTTCGGTTTGTCTAATCCATGTAattatatcaacacttttcATAGCAGTGAATGCGTATAATGCAAATATCCCTTCAGGCCATGATTTTATATACACGATATAACAATATTAAACAATGGATATGATATAAAACATAC is a genomic window of Argopecten irradians isolate NY chromosome 10, Ai_NY, whole genome shotgun sequence containing:
- the LOC138332971 gene encoding uncharacterized protein isoform X2 — its product is MEEITCMKEKLSCLFETNDKVLHILQQWDASEAADKDQSRRINDLDVSFKRLESRIRKGDDEFRQLEDMVRNLGSKVERAATVMSDYTHTSKQGRDLKRTESQSNSPENGGSQLPLRQGKHKTNITKHNPGRQVNESTVNIKGYTTEKRKSKKKVRFADDADQHCVEPENLTEGHTTRQPTTSKTSTGSERQNRAAKQHGGLKRKLTKPEDDNRLNYSKKIEMKKRDKKQTVNISLCEKTEVETDENFDLRNFADLLKNEKVKEEMTRQTQNMMKSAGLTTDGLGQDMVRTSLDESWKLLLDEPDLIGHFVHQEGQLTVDTMMEDHMKLAEVIEEIKERAEREKRKGEAEKLPRGIGPDTVLCLDTSGSMEGAAFRDMIVLALQFVEGIQHVSVVLGIDENVGIATFGKKPCVPLHLTNRYDKVKDVLLSLKPEGPSPLFEGIHMALAKAMVRFCSVWFQ
- the LOC138332971 gene encoding uncharacterized protein isoform X3, with protein sequence MEEITCMKEKLSCLFETNDKVLHILQQWDASEAADKDQSRRINDLDVSFKRLESRIRKGDDEFRQLEDMVRNLGSKVERAATVMSDYTHTSKQGRDLKRTESQSNSPENGGSQLPLRQGKHKTNITKHNPGRQVNESTVNIKGYTTEKRKSKKKVRFADDADQHCVEPENLTEGHTTRQPTTSKTSTGSERQNRAAKQHGGLKRKLTKPEDDNRLNYSKKIEMKKRDKKQTVNISLCEKTEVETDENFDLRNFADLLKNEKVKEEMTRQTQNMMKSAGLTTDGLGQDMVRTSLDESWKLLLDEPDLIGHFVHQEGQLTVDTMMEDHMKLAEVIEEIKERAEREKRKGEAEKLPRGIGPDTVLCLDTSGSMEGAAFRDMIVLALQFVEGIQHVSVVLGIDENVGIATFGKKPCVPLHLTNRYDKVKDVLLSLKPEGPSPLFEGIHMALAKAMEDESP
- the LOC138332971 gene encoding uncharacterized protein isoform X1 produces the protein MEEITCMKEKLSCLFETNDKVLHILQQWDASEAADKDQSRRINDLDVSFKRLESRIRKGDDEFRQLEDMVRNLGSKVERAATVMSDYTHTSKQGRDLKRTESQSNSPENGGSQLPLRQGKHKTNITKHNPGRQVNESTVNIKGYTTEKRKSKKKVRFADDADQHCVEPENLTEGHTTRQPTTSKTSTGSERQNRAAKQHGGLKRKLTKPEDDNRLNYSKKIEMKKRDKKQTVNISLCEKTEVETDENFDLRNFADLLKNEKVKEEMTRQTQNMMKSAGLTTDGLGQDMVRTSLDESWKLLLDEPDLIGHFVHQEGQLTVDTMMEDHMKLAEVIEEIKERAEREKRKGEAEKLPRGIGPDTVLCLDTSGSMEGAAFRDMIVLALQFVEGIQHVSVVLGIDENVGIATFGKKPCVPLHLTNRYDKVKDVLCEYLCPSYHPIVTQVTPTLFSCAGYSTFSGVLIRD